One genomic window of Cololabis saira isolate AMF1-May2022 chromosome 3, fColSai1.1, whole genome shotgun sequence includes the following:
- the LOC133440770 gene encoding mucin-2-like — MELLVSLCLALTLAAPGTTTTHGYRMTTDGYGPAVSDYPESFRTTDGYGPVVSDYPESFRTTDGYGPVVSDYPESFMTTDGYGPVVSDYPESITTTIDSFPRFETPSPSPGATTSGTSTTGTTTTSGASTIGTTPTSTTSNATTSGTNGTSNGTTSGTNGTSNATTSGTTGTSNGTTSGTNGTSNGTTSGTNGTSNGTTSGTNGTSNATTSGTNGTSNATTSGTNGTSNATTSGTSGTSDGSSATSAVSPSNATVTGSSSTTATGNGTTTAGNSSISTTSDPTAAPTTAPTTTPTPSLGPPVSTNASTDQTRTTTAPTTTPTPSLGPPVSASTDPTQSTTAPTTTPTPSLGPPVPPSTDPTQTTTASRTGGWVPGWGIALLVLAALVLLLLLLLLLALLLWCCRRRRNKAFSPYDNLPPLDDIPLYTTHSRFDGANGANGTNGGHYEELEKSMKNRTGIYTINQ; from the exons ATGGAGCTGCTGGTCTCGCTCTGCCTGGCTCTCACGCTGGCCGCCCCAG GGACGACGACGACTCACGGCTACCGCATGACCACCGACGGCTACGGCCCAGCTGTttcagattacccagaatccttCAGGACCACCGATGGCTACGGCCCAGTTGTttcagattacccagaatccttCAGGACCACCGACGGCTACGGCCCAGTTGTctcagattacccagaatccttCATGACGACCGACGGCTACGGCCCAGTTGTctcagattacccagaatccatCACGACCACGATCGACAGTTTCCCCAGGTTTGAAACACCATCACCATCTCCTGGAGCCACGACGTCTGGTACCAGTACCACCGGTACCACCACCACATCTGGGGCCAGTACCATCGGGACCACCCCTACGTCTACCACTAGTAACGCCACCACGTCTGGTACCAATGGAACCAGTAACGGCACCACGTCTGGTACCAATGGAACCAGTAACGCCACCACGTCTGGTACCACTGGAACCAGTAACGGCACCACGTCTGGTACCAATGGAACCAGTAACGGCACCACGTCTGGTACCAATGGAACCAGTAACGGCACCACGTCTGGTACCAATGGAACCAGTAACGCCACCACGTCTGGTACCAATGGAACCAGTAACGCCACCACGTCTGGCACCAATGGAACCAGTAACGCCACCAC CTCTGGTACCAGTGGAACCAGTGACGGTTCCTCTGCCACCTCAGCGGTTTCCCCTAGCAACGCCACCGTCACAGGATCAAGCAGTACCACGGCGACGGGGAACGGAACCACAACCGCCGGAAACTCCTCTATTTCCACGACCAGTGACCCGACAGCTGCCCCCACCACGGCCCCCACCACGACCCCGACCCCGAGTCTGGGTCCGCCGGTATCCACCAATGCCAGCACCGACCAGACCCGGACCACCACGGCCCCCACCACGACCCCGACCCCAAGTCTGGGTCCGCCGGTATCTGCCAGCACCGACCCGACCCAGAGCACCACGGCCCCCACCACGACCCCAACCCCGAGTCTGGGCCCGCCGGTTCCCCCCAGCACCGACCCGACCCAGACCACCACGGCCAGCAGGACCGGCGGGTGGGTTCCTGGCTGGGGAATCGCTCTCCTGGTTCTGGCGGctctggttctgctgctgctgttgctgctgctgctggcgctG TTGCTGTGGTGCTGCCGGCGGCGGCGCAACAAGGCCTTCAGCCCCTACGACAACCTGCCCCCCCTGGACGACATCCCGCTGTACACCACCCACAGCCGCTTCGACGGGGCCAACGGGGCCAACGGGACCAACGGGGGCCACTAC gaggagctggagaagTCCATGAAGAACCGGACGGGGATTTACACCATCAACCAGTGA
- the nudt17 gene encoding nucleoside diphosphate-linked moiety X motif 17, protein MDKVRRILVYVSRDRAAPQPAHFVQSVTGLFADGGEDEVEVSCCLDQNRFLLSGGPGPPGGPAGPRVPLKRAASCPIQHLSPEDAAAVPPETRARGVDVGVAVLLQTAGQRLLLTRRARDLRIFPGVWVPPGGHVEPGETLLQAGLREVEEETGLRLEPQEAAPTILGLWESVFPAFRSRGLPHRHHVVVYVLLRSPLTHLQLQASLSPSPAEVGACLWMDVRLARAVVSAADGGDDPGDVPDTVSMSLVSPDGSLSNSSLSGSVFTSPAPTSGPDVERVSTGTIYALEKWLQSLHPNAGPTEG, encoded by the exons ATGGATAAAGTCCGGAGGATCCTGGTCTACGTGTCCCGGGACCGAGCGGCTCCGCAGCCGGCCCACTTCGTCCAG AGCGTAACGGGCCTCTTCGCCGACGGCGGCGAGGACGAGGTGGAGGTGAGCTGCTGCCTGGACCAGAACCGCTTCCTGCTGTCCGGAGGCCCAGGGCCCCCCGGAGGACCGGCGGGCCCCCGGGTCCCTCTCAAG AGAGCCGCCTCCTGTCCCATCCAGCATCTGTCCCCCGAGGACGCGGCGGCCGTCCCCCCGGAGACCCGGGCCCGGGGCGTGGACGTGGGCGTGGCCGTGCTGCTGCAGACGGCCGGCCAGAGGCTGCTGCTGACCCGCCGGGCCCGGGACCTGCGGATCTTCCCCGGGGTCTGGGTCCCCCCGGGGGGACACGTGGAGCCCGGGGAGACG ctgctgcaggcggGGCTccgggaggtggaggaggagaccGGACTCAGACTGGAACCACAGGAAGCTGCTCCGACCATCCTGGGACTCTGGGAG TCGGTGTTTCCAGCCTTCCGGTCCAGAGGTCTCCCCCACAGACACCACGTGGTGGTCTACGTGCTGCTGCGGTCGCCGCTCACccacctgcagctgcag gCCTCCCTAAGCCCCTCCCCCGCCGAGGTCGGCGCGTGTCTCTGGATGGACGTCCGGCTGGCCAGAGCCGTGGTGTCGGCCGCCGACGGGGGGGACGACCCGGGGGACGTGCCGGACACCGTCAG CATGTCCCTGGTCTCCCCCGACGGCTCCCTGAGCAACTCCTCTCTTTCTGGATCCGTCTTCACCAGTCCGGCTCCGACCAGCGGTCCGGACGTGGAGCGGGTCAGCACCGGTACCATCTACGCCCTGGAGAAGTGGCTGCAGAGCCTCCACCCAAACGCTGGTCCCACCGAGGGCTGA